A stretch of the Actinoalloteichus fjordicus genome encodes the following:
- a CDS encoding SDR family NAD(P)-dependent oxidoreductase produces MTEHEIDFAGQSVIVTGGGSGIGRAAARAFAERGARVLAVGRRPEPLTETADGHPTIHPLAVDVTSADGPARIVEAALTLSGRLDVLVNNAGVVGRTPLGSITREEVNRQLETNLVAPMFLTQEALPSLEAVGGAVINVSTAVGQRGWPDMSVYGASKAGLDFLSRAWAAELGSRGVRAVTVAPGPTDTPVLTNNGYSEADLARVESENTARFPQGRVNTADEVAWWIVAIAHRRHGAQVNGAWFPVDGGGSVT; encoded by the coding sequence ATGACAGAGCACGAGATCGATTTCGCAGGTCAGAGCGTCATCGTCACCGGTGGCGGGTCCGGGATCGGCCGGGCGGCCGCCCGCGCCTTCGCCGAGCGCGGTGCGAGGGTGCTCGCCGTCGGGCGCAGGCCGGAACCGCTGACCGAGACCGCGGACGGACACCCGACGATCCACCCGCTCGCCGTCGACGTCACCTCGGCGGACGGGCCTGCGCGCATCGTCGAGGCGGCGCTGACGCTGTCCGGACGCCTCGACGTGCTGGTGAACAACGCGGGCGTCGTCGGCCGGACGCCGTTGGGCTCGATCACCAGGGAAGAGGTGAATCGCCAGCTTGAGACCAACCTGGTGGCGCCGATGTTCCTGACGCAGGAGGCGCTGCCGAGCCTGGAGGCCGTCGGGGGCGCGGTGATCAACGTCAGCACGGCGGTCGGGCAGCGCGGCTGGCCGGACATGTCGGTCTACGGTGCGAGCAAGGCCGGGCTGGACTTCCTCAGCCGGGCGTGGGCGGCCGAACTCGGCTCGCGGGGCGTCCGCGCGGTGACCGTGGCGCCCGGCCCCACCGACACTCCGGTGCTGACGAACAACGGATACTCGGAGGCCGACCTCGCGCGGGTGGAGTCCGAGAACACCGCTCGGTTCCCGCAGGGGCGGGTCAACACCGCCGACGAGGTGGCCTGGTGGATCGTCGCCATCGCCCACCGACGGCACGGGGCACAGGTGAACGGCGCC
- a CDS encoding M15 family metallopeptidase, translating to MTAGLAAAVAMSAACSLGPPPSSDAVAPLDPGTVGVTTAPESSDPADESSRSPTATPEPDDEPAEPAEPAAPTHWQVGASPLPERPDGLGEILPTPPELVDRRLPTPDLLPAPPDERYAAAVETVPEELLARSTWHAGCPVAATDLRYLTMSFWGFDGGHHTGEMLVHADVADAIVTAFGRLHADRFPIEEMRVTAAWELDTAPTGDGNNTSAFVCRAAVGSGAWSAHASGLAVDVNPFVNPYVRSDGVVLPELASAYVDRGRVRDGMILEGDVVTAAFDEIGWTWGGRWSSPSDLMHFSATGG from the coding sequence GTGACGGCCGGGTTAGCAGCGGCGGTGGCGATGTCGGCTGCCTGTTCGCTCGGCCCGCCGCCGAGTTCCGACGCGGTCGCGCCGCTGGACCCCGGCACGGTCGGCGTCACCACGGCACCGGAGTCAAGCGACCCGGCCGACGAGTCGTCCCGATCCCCCACGGCCACGCCGGAACCGGACGACGAACCTGCCGAGCCCGCGGAACCCGCCGCGCCGACGCACTGGCAGGTCGGGGCGTCGCCACTGCCGGAACGACCGGACGGCCTCGGCGAGATCCTGCCCACGCCCCCGGAGCTGGTCGATCGCAGGCTGCCGACCCCCGACCTGCTGCCCGCCCCGCCGGACGAGCGCTACGCGGCCGCCGTCGAGACGGTGCCCGAGGAGCTCCTCGCCCGCAGCACCTGGCATGCGGGCTGCCCGGTCGCCGCGACGGACCTGCGATACCTGACGATGTCGTTCTGGGGCTTCGACGGCGGGCATCACACCGGGGAGATGCTCGTCCACGCCGACGTCGCCGACGCAATCGTCACGGCCTTCGGCAGGCTGCACGCCGACCGCTTCCCGATCGAGGAGATGCGGGTGACCGCCGCCTGGGAACTGGACACGGCGCCGACCGGGGACGGCAACAACACCTCCGCCTTCGTGTGCCGCGCCGCCGTCGGCTCCGGCGCCTGGTCGGCACACGCCTCCGGGCTCGCGGTGGACGTCAACCCGTTCGTCAACCCGTATGTGCGCTCCGACGGGGTCGTGCTGCCCGAGCTGGCCTCGGCCTATGTCGACCGAGGCCGGGTGCGGGACGGGATGATCCTGGAGGGCGATGTCGTGACGGCGGCCTTCGACGAGATCGGCTGGACGTGGGGCGGGCGGTGGAGTTCCCCGTCCGACCTGATGCACTTCTCGGCGACCGGCGGCTGA